The following coding sequences lie in one Heyndrickxia oleronia genomic window:
- the pheA gene encoding prephenate dehydratase: MRVGYLGPKATFTDIAVQNTFPDAERIAYTTIPDCLNAVKCREVDVAIVPFENALEGTVHLTIDYLYHEINPPIRAEVIVPIQQHLMVHPLQTNNWTEVEKILSHPHALAQCHQFLHQQFRGVTLEQFTSTAAAAKYISEHPELKLAAIANEMAAEKYHLQIVKENIHDYHFNHTRFIVLAHEDVKVNKELKPLYQKTTIMVTLPSDRAGALHQVLSAFAWRQINLSKIESRPLKTGLGHYFFMIDINHEMQNQLVKNALEEIEVLGCKVKVLGSYSSYNAVNHEKEVVS, from the coding sequence ATGCGTGTAGGTTATTTAGGGCCAAAGGCCACCTTTACAGATATTGCTGTCCAGAATACTTTTCCCGATGCAGAACGAATTGCATATACAACAATCCCTGATTGCTTAAATGCCGTTAAATGTAGGGAAGTAGATGTTGCTATTGTTCCATTTGAAAATGCGTTAGAAGGGACTGTTCACCTCACCATTGATTATTTATATCATGAAATAAATCCACCAATTAGAGCTGAAGTCATAGTCCCAATACAGCAACATTTAATGGTCCATCCTTTGCAAACCAATAATTGGACTGAAGTAGAGAAAATTTTATCACATCCACATGCCCTTGCCCAGTGTCATCAATTTCTGCATCAACAGTTTCGGGGGGTCACTCTAGAGCAATTCACTTCGACTGCTGCAGCTGCTAAGTACATAAGTGAACATCCAGAATTGAAGTTAGCTGCAATTGCAAATGAAATGGCTGCAGAAAAATATCATTTGCAAATTGTTAAAGAAAATATTCATGATTACCATTTCAATCATACACGGTTTATCGTATTAGCTCATGAAGATGTGAAGGTTAATAAAGAGCTTAAGCCTTTGTATCAAAAAACAACAATTATGGTAACTCTACCATCAGACAGAGCGGGTGCTTTACATCAAGTTTTATCAGCATTTGCCTGGAGACAAATTAATTTAAGTAAAATTGAATCAAGACCATTAAAAACCGGTTTAGGCCACTATTTTTTTATGATAGACATTAATCATGAAATGCAAAATCAATTAGTAAAAAATGCTTTAGAGGAAATCGAGGTACTTGGTTGCAAGG
- a CDS encoding ACT domain-containing protein codes for MGKKEVDYKFILVREDVLPEAMRKTLEVKELLERGKAESVADAAQSVDLSRSAFYKYRDTVFPFHSIVKERMITLFFHLEDRSGTLHELLGIIATSLCNILTIHQTIPIQGRANVTITLEVSDIMISLDELLSKLRRLDFVDKVEILGSGA; via the coding sequence TTGGGGAAAAAAGAGGTAGACTATAAATTTATACTAGTACGTGAAGACGTATTACCAGAGGCAATGAGAAAAACTCTTGAAGTAAAAGAGCTTCTTGAAAGGGGAAAAGCCGAATCTGTTGCTGATGCTGCACAGAGTGTTGATCTAAGTCGAAGTGCTTTTTATAAATATCGTGATACTGTATTTCCATTTCATTCCATTGTTAAGGAAAGAATGATTACTTTATTTTTTCATTTGGAAGATCGTTCTGGTACCCTACATGAGTTATTAGGAATTATCGCCACATCCTTATGTAATATATTAACGATTCACCAAACTATTCCTATTCAAGGACGTGCGAATGTTACCATTACCTTAGAGGTATCAGATATTATGATAAGTCTTGATGAATTGTTGTCTAAATTAAGACGCTTGGATTTTGTTGATAAGGTAGAGATACTAGGTTCGGGAGCATAA
- the obgE gene encoding GTPase ObgE, translated as MFVDQVKIYVKGGDGGNGMVAFRREKYVPKGGPAGGDGGKGANVVFVVEEGLRTLMDFRYQRHFKANRGEHGMSKGQHGRGAEDMIVKVPPGTVVKDDDTNEIIADLTEHGQRAIVARGGRGGRGNIRFATPANPAPEISENGEPGQERYIVLELKVLADVGLVGFPSVGKSTLLSIVSAAKPKIAEYHFTTIVPNLGVVETGDGRSFVMADLPGLIEGAHQGVGLGHQFLRHIERTRVIVHVIDMSGLEGRDPYQDYLTINQELKEYNLRLMERPMIIVANKMDMPDAEENLAKFKEQMKEDYPIFPISAITQNGLRDLLFKIADLLETTPEFPIHEVVEDEEIKRVVYKHEKQEQEFEITREPDGSFVVTGEKLEKLFKMTNFTRDESVRRFARQLRSMGIDDALRQRGATNGDIVKIMEYEFEFIE; from the coding sequence ATGTTTGTCGATCAAGTGAAAATTTACGTAAAAGGTGGAGACGGTGGAAATGGTATGGTTGCCTTTCGCCGTGAAAAATATGTGCCTAAAGGTGGACCCGCAGGTGGAGACGGTGGGAAAGGAGCAAACGTCGTTTTTGTTGTTGAAGAAGGACTTAGAACCTTAATGGATTTTAGATATCAACGACATTTCAAAGCAAACCGAGGAGAACACGGCATGTCAAAGGGCCAACATGGCCGAGGAGCCGAAGATATGATTGTAAAAGTTCCGCCTGGTACAGTCGTGAAAGATGATGATACAAATGAGATCATTGCTGATTTAACGGAGCATGGGCAACGTGCAATTGTTGCTAGAGGAGGTCGTGGAGGAAGGGGAAATATCAGATTTGCTACCCCAGCTAATCCGGCACCTGAGATATCCGAGAATGGGGAACCTGGCCAGGAACGATATATTGTACTCGAGTTAAAGGTTCTTGCTGACGTAGGGCTAGTAGGTTTTCCAAGTGTAGGTAAGTCTACACTATTGTCCATCGTTTCTGCGGCAAAACCTAAAATAGCGGAATATCATTTTACAACAATTGTTCCCAATTTAGGAGTAGTAGAGACGGGGGATGGCCGTAGTTTTGTAATGGCTGATTTGCCTGGATTAATTGAAGGTGCACATCAAGGTGTTGGATTGGGGCATCAATTTTTACGTCACATTGAAAGGACACGAGTGATTGTCCATGTGATCGATATGTCTGGATTAGAAGGAAGAGATCCATACCAAGATTATCTAACGATTAATCAGGAATTAAAAGAGTATAATCTGCGTTTAATGGAAAGACCGATGATAATTGTTGCTAACAAAATGGATATGCCTGATGCGGAAGAGAATCTAGCAAAGTTTAAAGAACAAATGAAAGAGGATTATCCAATCTTCCCTATATCAGCTATTACTCAAAATGGGTTAAGAGATCTATTATTTAAGATTGCAGACCTTTTAGAAACAACACCTGAATTCCCTATCCATGAAGTAGTAGAGGACGAAGAAATTAAACGTGTGGTTTACAAGCATGAAAAACAAGAACAAGAGTTTGAAATTACAAGGGAACCTGATGGTAGTTTTGTTGTAACAGGTGAAAAGCTGGAAAAACTATTTAAAATGACAAACTTTACTAGAGATGAATCAGTTAGACGATTTGCTCGTCAATTGCGTTCAATGGGTATCGACGATGCTTTAAGACAGCGCGGAGCAACAAATGGTGATATTGTAAAAATAATGGAATATGAATTTGAATTTATTGAATAA